The following proteins are co-located in the Onychomys torridus chromosome 6, mOncTor1.1, whole genome shotgun sequence genome:
- the Rbm15 gene encoding RNA-binding protein 15 has product MRSAGREPVPRRSPRWRRASPLCETSAGWRVSQLRRDDLRRPSTMKGKERSPVKPKRSRGGEDSSSRGERSKKLGGSGGSNGSSSGKTDSGGSRRSLHLDKSSSRGGSREYDTGGGSSSSRLHSYSSPSTKNSSGGGESRSSSRGGGGESRSSGAASSAPGGGDGVEYKTLKISELGSQLSDEAVEDGLFHEFKRFGDVSVKISHLSGSGSGDERVAFVNFRRPEDARAAKHARGRLVLYDRPLKIEAVYVSRRRSRSPLDKDTYPPSSSVVGTSVGSHRHAPGGGGGQRSLSPGGAALGYRDYRLQQLALGRLPPPPPPPLPRELERERDYPFYDRVRPAYSLEPRVGAGAGAAPFREVDEISPEDDQRANRTLFLGNLDITVTENDLRRAFDRFGVITEVDIKRPSRGQTSTYGFLKFENLDMSHRAKLAMSGKIIIRNPIKIGYGKATPTTRLWVGGLGPWVPLAALAREFDRFGTIRTIDYRKGDSWAYIQYESLDAAHAAWTHMRGFPLGGPDRRLRVDFADTEHRYQQQYLQPLPLTHYELVTDTFGHRAPDPLRSARDRTPPLLYRDRDRDLYTDSDWVPPPPPVRERSARAAASAVTAYEPLDSLDRRRDGWSLDRDRGDRDLPSSRDQPRKRRLPEESGGRHLDRSPESDRPRKRHCTPTPDRSPELSSNRDRYNSDNDRSSRLLLERPSPIRDRRGSLEKSQSDKRDRKNSASAERDRKHRTAAPSEGKNPLKKEERSDGNAPSASTSSSKQKPPSQKQDGGTAPVAASSPKLCLAWQGMLLLKNSNFPSNMHLLQGDLQVASSLLVEGSTGGKVAQLKITQRLRLDQPKLDEVTRRIKVAGPNGYAILLAVPGSSDSRPSSSSATSDTATSTQRPLRNLVSYLKQKQAAGVISLPVGGNKDKENTGVLHAFPPCEFSQQFLDSPAKALAKSEEDYLVMIIVRAKLVNSG; this is encoded by the exons ATGAGGTCTGCGGGGCGGGAGCCTGTGCCGCGGCGGAGTCCAAGATGGCGGCGTGCGAGTCCGCTGTGTGAAACGAGCGCGGGGTGGCGGGTTAGTCAGCTCCGCAGAGACGACCTCCGGCGACCCTCCACGATGAAAGGCAAGGAGCGCTCGCCGGTCAAGCCCAAACGCTCCCGGGGTGGCGAGGACTCCAGTTCTCGCGGAGAACGGAGCAAGAAGTTAGGGGGCTCTGGCGGCAGCAATGGGAGCAGCAGCGGGAAGACGGACAGCGGCGGGTCGCGGCGGAGCCTTCACCTGGACAAGTCCAGCAGCCGAGGGGGCAGCCGCGAGTATGACACTGGCGGGGGCAGCTCCAGTAGCCGCTTGCATAGTTACAGCTCCCCGAGCACCAAAAATTCCTCAGGCGGGGGCGAGTCGCGCAGCAGCTCCCGGGGTGGAGGCGGGGAGTCACGTTCCTCCGGGGCCGCCTCCTCCGCGCCTGGCGGCGGGGACGGCGTGGAGTACAAGACCCTGAAGATCAGCGAATTGGGGTCCCAGCTGAGCGACGAAGCGGTGGAGGACGGGCTGTTTCACGAGTTCAAACGCTTCGGTGATGTAAGTGTCAAAATCAGTCACCTCTCGGGTTCTGGCAGCGGGGATGAGCGGGTAGCCTTTGTGAACTTCCGGAGGCCAGAGGACGCGAGGGCGGCCAAGCATGCCCGAGGCCGCCTGGTGCTCTACGACCGGCCTCTGAAGATCGAAGCCGTGTATGTGAGCCGGCGCCGCAGCCGCTCCCCGTTAGACAAAGATACTTACCCTCCGTCGTCCAGCGTGGTCGGAACCTCTGTGGGTAGCCACAGGCACGCcccaggaggaggtggaggtcagagatcgcTGTCCCCTGGCGGTGCTGCCTTGGGATACAGAGACTACCGGTTGCAGCAGTTGGCGCTTGGCCGCCtgccgcctccacccccaccaccactgccccgagAGCTGGAAAGAGAACGAGACTATCCGTTCTATGACAGAGTGCGCCCAGCTTATAGTCTTGAGCCAAGGGTGGGAGCTGGAGCAGGTGCTGCCCCTTTCCGAGAAGTGGATGAGATATCACCCGAGGATGATCAGCGTGCCAACCGGACACTTTTCTTGGGCAACTTAGACATCACTGTGACCGAAAATGATCTGAGAAGGGCTTTTGATCGCTTCGGAGTCATCACAGAAGTGGACATTAAGAGGCCTTCTCGTGGCCAGACCAGTACCTATGGTTTTCTCAAATTTGAGAATCTAGACATGTCTCACAGGGCCAAACTAGCAATGTCTGGCAAAATTATAATTAGGAATCCAATCAAGATTGGTTATGGTAAAGCCACACCCACTACCCGACTTTGGGTGGGTGGTCTGGGACCTTGGGTGCCTCTTGCTGCCCTGGCACGAGAATTTGATCGATTTGGCACCATACGAACCATAGACTACCGAAAAGGTGATAGTTGGGCGTATATTCAGTATGAAAGCTTGGATGCAGCTCATGCTGCCTGGACCCATATGCGTGGATTCCCACTTGGTGGCCCAGATCGTCGCCTTAGAGTAGACTTTGCAGACACAGAACATCGTTATCAGCAGCAGTATCTTCAGCCTCTGCCCTTGACTCATTATGAACTAGTGACAGATACTTTTGGACATCGAGCACCTGACCCTTTGAGGAGTGCTCGGGATAGGACACCACCCTTACTATACAGAGATCGAGATAGGGACCTTTACACTGATTCCGATTGGGTGCCACCCCCACCACCAGTTCGAGAACGCAGTGCTCGTGCTGCAGCTAGTGCTGTGACTGCTTATGAGCCACTGGATAGCCTTGATCGAAGGAGGGATGGCTGGTCATTGGACAGGGACAGAGGTGATCGGGATTTGCCCAGCAGCAGGGACCAGCCAAGGAAACGAAGGCTGCCTGAGGAAAGTGGAGGACGGCACCTGGATAGATCACCTGAGAGTGACCGGCCACGAAAACGTCACTGCACTCCCACTCCTGACCGAAGTCCAGAACTGAGCAGTAACAGAGATCGCTACAACAGTGACAATGATCGATCCTCCCGTCTTCTTTTGGAAAGGCCTTCTCCAATCAGAGATAGACGGGGTAGTTTGGAGAAGAGCCAGAGTGACAAGCGAGACCGTAAAAACTCTGCATCAGCTGAACGGGATAGGAAGCACCGGACAGCTGCTCCTTCAGAGGGGAAAAACCCTCTGAAAAAGGAAGAACGGTCAGATGGCAATGCCCCCAGTGCCAGCACTTCTTCATCAAAGCAGAAACCTCCTTCCCAGAAACAGGATGGAGGGACAGCTCCTGTGGCTGCATCCTCTCCCAAACTCTGTTTGGCTTGGCAGGGCATGCTTCTACTGAAGAACAGCAACTTCCCGTCCAACATGCATCTATTGCAGGGTGACCTCCAAGTTGCTAGCAGTCTACTTGTAGAGGGTTCAACTGGAGGCAAAGTAGCCCAGCTCAAGATCACTCAGCGTCTCCGTTTGGACCAGCCCAAGTTGGATGAAGTAACTCGTCGCATCAAAGTGGCAGGGCCCAATGGTTATGCCATACTTCTGGCTGTACCTGGAAGTTCTGACAGCcgaccctcctcttcctcagccacATCAGACACTGCCACCTCTACTCAGAGGCCACTTAGGAACCTTGTGTCCTATTTAAAGCAAAAGCAGGCAGCTGGGGTGATCAGCCTCCCTGTGGGAGGCAACAAAGACAAGGAAAACACCGGGGTTCTTCATGCCTTCCCACCTTGTGAGTTCTCTCAGCAGTTCCTGGATTCCCCTGCCAAGGCACTGGCCAAATCTGAAGAAGATTACCTGGTCATGATCATTGTCCGTG CAAAACTGGTGAACAGCGGATGA